From one Eucalyptus grandis isolate ANBG69807.140 chromosome 9, ASM1654582v1, whole genome shotgun sequence genomic stretch:
- the LOC104418126 gene encoding BTB/POZ domain-containing protein At2g13690 encodes MDRATHSRTRSSAAPRDGSVPVNSPVTRPPAARLSHDSPPAQPDAAAAAAAGRRKPAPPPSPAAAPRPPTHLLVLLLHRPALQPRNPSRRLPEPGPAEGPRRQGRQAAGEASRVVLEAARRRRLHPQLTPELQVGARPRRPDRSPPDPVARPVSPIDSDSVHDADPPPHLPAEVAGQPRSGECSFRAQSERFSMTELQAESFRAPSEGLQAAHEGLSSSRSGSSENADHVFDVRLTLRARNGGCLVLELNSEVLSANSEVFAGLIAEHQKSVGQNGSSVSICRIEAPEVENLGIFRETIELMFEDDITKRLLKIGVYRCIDILEVSAGIVFKRGISSCLKYLEAVPWTEEEEEKLRSLFTRFNFDNVTTKDILSRLYMLDSENSQQNLAKQLVFSITKCTDANARNELKSLVKGLLCKSSVYLKDHADLNKEDLYGVCEACLDSLVSLLEEASGFAVTHKTPSKDETSRPLIERISRQVDNINWLLEILLDRQMAEEFVEIWTDQGSLLKMHEIASPMVRYELSRVSANLFIAMGTRRLHCHSEVRAGLFQAWFGPMLLDFGWLQRCRKGLEIKLLEEAMGQTLLTIPLKQQYALFMEWFRCFSKHGSECPNLSKAFQIWWRRSFLRGSETNAIESR; translated from the exons ATGGACCGAGCCACTCACTCTCGAACTCGCTCCTCTGCCGCTCCACGCGATGGCTCCGTTCCCGTGAACTCGCCCGTGACTCGGCCCCCCGCCGCCCGGCTCAGCCATGACTCGCCCCCTGCTcagcccgacgccgccgccgctgccgccgccggccggcggAAGCCCGCCCCGCCGCCGTCCCCGGCCGCCGCCCCGCGGCCACCGACGCACCTCCTGGTGCTGCTCCTTCACCGTCCCGCCCTCCAGCCCCGAAACCCTAGTCGCCGCCTCCCAGAGCCAGGGCCAGCCGAAGGCCCCCGGCGGCAAGGGCGGCAAGCCGCCGGAGAAGCCTCGCGAGTCGTTCTCGAAGCAGCACGGCGCCGTCGGCTCCATCCCCAACTCACCCCAGAGCTCCAGGTCggggctcggcctcgtcggccgGATCGATCCCCGCCGGATCCTGTCGCCCGGCCGGTCTCCCCGATCGACTCCGATTCCGTCCACGATGCTGATCCGCCTCCTCACTTGCCGGCGGAAGTGGCCGGGCAGCCGCGATCCGGGGAGTGCAGCTTCCGCGCCCAGTCGGAGAGGTTCTCCATGACGGAGCTGCAGGCGGAGAGCTTCCGGGCGCCCTCCGAGGGGCTCCAGGCCGCGCACGAGGGCCTGTCTTCGTCCAGATCGGGTTCCAGCGAGAATGCAGACCATGTGTTTGATGTGAGGCTTACTTTGAGGGCGAGGAACGGTGGGTGCTTAGTTTTGGAGCTTAATTCGGAGGTTTTGTCCGCGAATTCGGAGGTTTTCGCGGGTTTGATTGCGGAGCACCAGAAGAGCGTCGGCCAAAATGGGAGTTCCGTGAGCATTTGTCGGATTGAGGCGCCCGAGGTCGAGAATTTGGGGATATTTCGGGAGACAATCGAGTTGATGTTCGAGGATGACATCACGAAAAGGCTTTTGAAGATTGGTGTATATCGCTGCATCGATATACTTGAG GTATCAGCTGGCATTGTGTTCAAAAGAGGCATTTCGTCTTGCTTAAAATATCTGGAGGCTGTTCCATGgacagaggaggaagaagagaagctGAGGAGCTTGTTCACAAGGTTTAACTTCGATAATGTGACAACTAAAGACATCTTGTCCAGACTTTATATGCTTGACTCAGAAAATTCCCAACAGAATTTAGCTAAACAGCTTGTTTTTTCAATTACCAAATGCACTGATGCAAATGCAAGGAATGAGCTGAAGTCACTAGTAAAGGGCCTTCTTTGCAAAAGTTCAGTCTATTTGAAGGACCATGCTGACCTCAACAAGGAGGATCTCTATGGTGTTTGCGAAGCTTGTCTTGATTCCTTAGTCAGCTTACTTGAGGAAGCCTCTGGTTTTGCTGTTACCCATAAGACGCCGTCAAAGGATGAAACAAGTAGACCCTTGATAGAACGTATCTCAAGACAGGTCGATAATATTAACTGGCTGCTGGAAATCCTGCTTGATCGTCAAATGGCAGAAGAATTTGTGGAGATATGGACAGATCAAGGTTCACTGCTGAAGATGCATGAGATTGCATCTCCAATGGTCAGGTACGAGCTCAGTAGGGTTTCAGCAAATTTGTTCATTGCGATGGGAACCAGAAGACTTCACTGCCATTCAGAAGTGAGAGCAGGTCTCTTCCAGGCTTGGTTTGGCCCTATGCTACTGGACTTTGGTTGGCTGCAAAGATGTCGCAAGGGGCTTGAGATAAAGTTGCTGGAGGAAGCTATGGGCCAAACCCTCCTGACGATTCCACTGAAACAGCAGTATGCACTCTTTATGGAATGGTTCAGATGCTTCTCCAAGCATGGATCAGAATGCCCGAACCTCAGCAAAGCTTTCCAGATTTGGTGGCGTCGGTCATTTTTGAGGGGCTCCGAGACTAATGCTATAGAGTCCAGGTAA